ACCTATCTGGGCGATTATGACGTGGCGAAGAACACCGCCCGCGTTCCCCACCCCTATCCGGCCCTGGCGGCCGAGATATGGGTGCTTGTGACCCGCGCCAGCTGGCAGCCGGGCGGCAATGTCTCACTTTCGGTGGAAATGGATGGCCAGGTTGTTGGCGGTGGCGGTGTGTTCAAACGCACGACCGACGCGGACTGGGAGATCGGCTACTGGATCGGCAAGCCCTGGTGGGGTCGCGGCCTGGCAACGGAAATGGGGCGCGGGCTGATCGGTCATGCCCGCGACACGCTGGGCACGCGCCGTGTGATAGCCGGATACTACACCGACAACCCCGCCTCTGGGCGTGTGCTGGAAAAGCTGGGCTTCGCCCATGAAGGCCCGGGAATCCGCGCTTTCTCGATGGCCCGGATGGGACCGGCAGACATGCACGAATTGTCACTGGCGCTTTAAGTGAACATTGGGCCGTACCAGCGGCGATCGTTTCGCTGCACTCGCAAACCTCGCCGACCTTTCAATTTCCGGGATTGAAACAGACTTGATGCCTCACATCAGGCTGAGCGTGTCCGGTCACTGTTGTTTCATCGATATGCCCCAGAATTTCGCCTAACGATCCTGCGCCGTCATAAACTCGATAAGCGAGGTTGTGCCACTGCCATCAAGATCGTCGCCTCGTCCCATTGTCCACCAGTCGCAATCAGAACACTGATAGCTGAGTTCCGTGTAAGATGTCAGTTGGCGCAATTCGACATCAGAGAGCCGTGGCAGAGACGCCGCCAACGCGGCTTCAGCTGGGCATTGCGGGCGAACGCCAAACCCGTCGACCGGACGTATGCCGGGACTTGTTGTGGTCGAAACGCTCTCGAAACGCGTTCCATGTACGCCGTTGATTACGCGCGGCTCAAGGCGGTCTGCGCGATCAAGAATACCGTCTCCGTTACGGTCCATTTGCCCGAACGTGTTGGTCCAGCGAGCGAGCAAAGCGTCGCTGAATTCAGTGGGGGTGATCTGGCTGTCCAGATCCCGATCAAATGCCAGGAATTCGGCATCGCGCATCATTTGATCGCGCTCAGCGAGGTCGGCCCAGCAAACGTCGGAAACCTGATTGGCGTGATCGACAAAAACTCTCGGGTCGAGATCAAAAAATTCGAACATTGATAGCAACGCCGCGCGCCGGGCGGGCGTTACGTCAGGTCTGTCGCTTGCGAATACAGCGCGGGCGTCTGGATATCTGGAGCGGTACTCCGCTCTGTCGATCAGCTGATCGCGGTTCACGTCGATCCGGCGAAACTCCGCGAACCCCCAGACGCGCTCTTCCGGCGAAGCATTGAAAACTCCGGTAACCGCAACAAACACCCACGCACCCAACGCGGCTCCAACGAAAGCAGATGAAATCATGATCGGACTCCCTGGCAGTCGCGCCATCGGGCCGAAATTGGCATAGGCGCGCATGGCGTCGCGAATGACCGAGCTCGCCGACCGGCCCGCCGCACGACAGACCTCAAGAAAAGCCGCCTTCTCCTCGGGAGAGACGCGGACTTCAAGCATGCCCGTCTTCTTCGACGGACGCCTCCGGTTCGGTTTTTGCTCAGTCATTCGACCATCATGGAAGCCTGCACATCGCACTGTTTTCCAGCGTTTTCGCGTTCATACGCCGGAACATTCGTGTGTGGACAAGCGCCTTTCACAAAGTTTGTACGGACGGACCGATGCAAACGGCAGCATGATTTTCCGCAAATGCGTGCCGGGCACGGCTTCCCCGGCACGCACCCCGCTTATCCCGCCTCAGGTGCAAGCTTGAAGTCAAAGGCGGTGCCCTGATCCGGCAAAACGGTGCCTGTCGGGAAACACCAGTCACGCAATGCAGCGACCGCCGCAGTGACAAAGGCGTCATAGCCTTCAGGCGCATCCGGCCGGATGTTTGTCGCGCGGCCCTCCGCCGTCTGGTCAAAGCGGAGCGTGACCCGTATTCCCTCCGGCGGTACGGCAAGCCCGTCCCCGGCCGCTCCGACCGGCCAGATTGGTGCCCGCCGCTCCACACCGCCAGAACACACAGGCCTTTCGGTCGTGACAGGCTCCGTCGCGGTCGACGGCTGGCCCACCTGCAACACGCCGGCGAGCGGCAACATCAGCATCATCGTCATGATCATTCTCTGTCTCCCTGGTTTCTCGTGGATACGACGCGCATGAATGCGCATCGCCTTGCGAATGATCATGCTGGCCGAATGTCCGCTTGCCACGCAGGCCGACAGGAATTCGGCCTTGTCTTCCGGTGCGACCCTGACTTCAAGCATCGCAGTCTTCTTCGGGTATCGCTTCTTCGTCCGCATGATCACCTCGGGATTTTCACGGCAGCGCCGGGCAGGACCAGGGGAAACGGGTTCATACTGTTCGCGTTTCGTGTCCGGACCCTGCGATTTGAACGTGTGGACGCGACCTCTGCAAGAAAAGCCGTGTCCGGACATCGTATTCCACGGCAGAAACGCACTGATTTCCGCCCATTTTGCCTGTATAGACATCCCGAAACGACTGTAAGTCCGAGAAAGCCCGTATCATGAAATTCCTCGACCAAGCCAAAGTCTATGTTCGCTCCGGCAATGGCGGCGGCGGCTGTGTGTCGTTCCGGCGTGAAGCCTATGTCGAATATGGCGGGCCGGACGGGGGCGATGGCGGCAAGGGCGGCGATGTCTGGGTGGAGGCCGTCGAGGGCCTCAACACGCTGATCGACTATCGCTACAAGCAACACTTCAAAGCCGATACCGGCATGCACGGCATGGGCCGCAATCGCACCGGGTCCGGCGGCGAGGATGTAGTGCTGCAGGTGCCCGCGGGCACCCAGCTGCTCGACGAGGACAAGGAAGAAATCCTCGCCGACCTGACCGAAATCGGACAGCGCGTGCTGCTGGCGCGCGGCGGTGATGGCGGCAAGGGGAATTCCCATTTCAAGACCTCGACCAACCAGGCGCCGCGCAAGACCATTCCCGGCTGGCCGGGCGAGGAGCGCTGGATCTGGCTGCGCCTGAAGCTGATCGCCGATGTCGGCCTGGTCGGTCTGCCCAATGCCGGCAAGTCGACCTTCCTGTCGGTCGTCAGCAAGGCCAATCCGAAGATTGCCGCCTACCCCTTCACGACGCTCTATCCCAATCTCGGCGTTGTGGATCTGGGCCCTGGCTCACGCTTCATCGTGGCCGATATTCCCGGCCTGATCGAAGGCGCCCATGAGGGTGCCGGGATCGGTGACCGCTTCCTCGGCCATATCGAACGCTGCGCCTCGCTGATCCACCTGATTGACGGCACACAGGACGATGTCGTCGCAGCCTACAAGACGGTACGCGGGGAGCTGGAGGCCTATGGCGACGGCTTGCCCGAGAAACAGGAAATCCTGGCGCTCAACAAGATCGACGCCATGGACGAGGCGATGGTGGCCGAGAAACGCGCTGAACTCGAAGCGGCCAGCGGCAAGACCGTCATGACGCTTTCGGGTGTCTCAGGTGATGGCGTCAAGGCTTTGTGTGGCAGCGCCTGGGACATCGTATTGCAGAACCGCCGCGCCGAAAAAGCTGCCGCCGAGGCGGCTGAAAAGGGCGAGGAGGGTTGGGCGCCGTCATGATGCGACCCGGCTTCGACGCGGCACGCTGCATCGTGGTCAAGGTCGGCTCCAGCCTCTTGCAGGCAGGCGACGCCGTGATCGCTGCCATCGTGTCCGACATCGTTGCCCTACGTGGCCGCGGCAGGCGGATCATTCTTGTCTCCTCAGGCGCCGTCGCCCTTGGTCGGACCCGGCTCGGACTGCCCGCGGGTGATCTGAGCCTTGAGCAAAAACAGGCCGCCGCTGCGGTCGGGCAACCGCTGCTGGTCGGGCTTTGGGAGAGCGCCTTTGCAACCCACCAAACAGTAACCGCCCAGGCCCTTCTAACACTCGACGTGACCGAGAACCGGCGCAGCTGGCTCAATGCGCGCGCGACCCTTTCGACCCTGCTTGATCTCGGCGCGATACCGATCGTCAACGAGAACGACACCATCGCCACTGATGAGATCCGCTACGGTGACAATGACCGGCTTGCAGCCCGGGTTGCTCAACTGGTCGGCGCCGACCTGCTGGTTCTGCTTAGCGATATCGACGGTCTGCATGAAGCCGATCCCCGACTGGCTCCTGACGCCCCGGCCATTCACGACATCGACGTGATCGACGACCGGATCCGGGCGATGGCCGGCGACGCCGGCACTGGCGTGGGCACAGGCGGGATGCGAACCAAGATTCTGGCCGCTGAACTGGCTGGCGGATCAGGCTGCGCAACTGCCATCACGCTCGGTTCCGCCGACACGCCCCTGCTTGCGCTGGCAAGGCCGGATCACGGGTCCTGGTTCCACCCGGCCGGCACTTCGGCCAATGCCCGCAAGCGCTGGATTTCCGGCGTGGTCAGCCGCAATGGAGCGGTCCGGATTGATGACGGCGCGGCCTCGGCCCTGGTGCAGGGAAAATCCTTGCTCCCGGTCGGCGTCCAATCCGTCGAAGGTCAGTTCGAGCGTGGCGAGACCATTCGAATTCTGGGGCAGGACGGGCGTTTGATCGCCCGCGGCGTCACCGCCTACAATGCCGACGATGCCCGCCTGATTGCCGGTTGCCGAAGCGACCTGGCCGGAAGGCGGCTCGGCTATCGCCGCAGTGCCGCCCTGGTTCACGCCGACGACATCGTAGTGGCGGGGACAGCGGGGGATGAACGATGATGCGGGGCCGGGCATTGCGCGGCGAGGGCCTGGGCCGCGGCATGTGTGTCGGCCTGTTCGGGGGCAGTTTCGACCCGCCCCATGAGGGCCATCTGCATGTTGCACGCACAGCCTTGCGCCGACTTGGGCTGGACCAAGTCTGGTG
The window above is part of the Maricaulis maris MCS10 genome. Proteins encoded here:
- a CDS encoding GNAT family N-acetyltransferase, producing MGPRIETERLVMRLPELGDAENISTYLGDYDVAKNTARVPHPYPALAAEIWVLVTRASWQPGGNVSLSVEMDGQVVGGGGVFKRTTDADWEIGYWIGKPWWGRGLATEMGRGLIGHARDTLGTRRVIAGYYTDNPASGRVLEKLGFAHEGPGIRAFSMARMGPADMHELSLAL
- a CDS encoding energy transducer TonB, which translates into the protein MSIQAKWAEISAFLPWNTMSGHGFSCRGRVHTFKSQGPDTKREQYEPVSPGPARRCRENPEVIMRTKKRYPKKTAMLEVRVAPEDKAEFLSACVASGHSASMIIRKAMRIHARRIHEKPGRQRMIMTMMLMLPLAGVLQVGQPSTATEPVTTERPVCSGGVERRAPIWPVGAAGDGLAVPPEGIRVTLRFDQTAEGRATNIRPDAPEGYDAFVTAAVAALRDWCFPTGTVLPDQGTAFDFKLAPEAG
- the obgE gene encoding GTPase ObgE is translated as MKFLDQAKVYVRSGNGGGGCVSFRREAYVEYGGPDGGDGGKGGDVWVEAVEGLNTLIDYRYKQHFKADTGMHGMGRNRTGSGGEDVVLQVPAGTQLLDEDKEEILADLTEIGQRVLLARGGDGGKGNSHFKTSTNQAPRKTIPGWPGEERWIWLRLKLIADVGLVGLPNAGKSTFLSVVSKANPKIAAYPFTTLYPNLGVVDLGPGSRFIVADIPGLIEGAHEGAGIGDRFLGHIERCASLIHLIDGTQDDVVAAYKTVRGELEAYGDGLPEKQEILALNKIDAMDEAMVAEKRAELEAASGKTVMTLSGVSGDGVKALCGSAWDIVLQNRRAEKAAAEAAEKGEEGWAPS
- the proB gene encoding glutamate 5-kinase, whose amino-acid sequence is MMRPGFDAARCIVVKVGSSLLQAGDAVIAAIVSDIVALRGRGRRIILVSSGAVALGRTRLGLPAGDLSLEQKQAAAAVGQPLLVGLWESAFATHQTVTAQALLTLDVTENRRSWLNARATLSTLLDLGAIPIVNENDTIATDEIRYGDNDRLAARVAQLVGADLLVLLSDIDGLHEADPRLAPDAPAIHDIDVIDDRIRAMAGDAGTGVGTGGMRTKILAAELAGGSGCATAITLGSADTPLLALARPDHGSWFHPAGTSANARKRWISGVVSRNGAVRIDDGAASALVQGKSLLPVGVQSVEGQFERGETIRILGQDGRLIARGVTAYNADDARLIAGCRSDLAGRRLGYRRSAALVHADDIVVAGTAGDER